The following are from one region of the Equus przewalskii isolate Varuska chromosome 21, EquPr2, whole genome shotgun sequence genome:
- the PROKR2 gene encoding prokineticin receptor 2, with translation MAAQNGNTSFAPNFNPPQDHASSLPFNFSYGDYDLPLDEDEDMTKTRTFFAAKIVIGVALAGIMLVCGIGNFVFIAALARYKKLRNLTNLLIANLAISDFLVAIICCPFEMDYYVVRQLSWEHGHVLCASVNYLRTVSLYVSTNALLAIAIDRYLAIVHPLKPRMNYQTASFLIALVWMVSILIAIPSAYFATETVLFIVKSQEKIFCGQIWPVDQQLYYKSYFLFIFGIEFVGPVVTMTLCYARISRELWFKAVPGFQTEQIRKRLRCRRKTVLVLMCILTAYVLCWAPFYGFTIVRDFFPTVFVKEKHYLTAFYVVECIAMSNSMINTVCFVTVKNNTMKYFKKMMLLHWRPSHHGSKSSADLDLKTSGMPATEEVDCIRLK, from the exons ATGGCAGCCCAGAATGGAAACACTAGTTTTGCACCCAACTTCAATCCACCCCAAGAccatgcctcctccctccccttcaaCTTCAGTTATGGTGATTACGACCTCCCTCTGGATGAAGATGAGGACATGACCAAGACTCGGACCTTCTTCGCAGCCAAGATCGTCATCGGGGTGGCACTGGCAGGCATCATGCTTGTTTGCGGCATTGGCAACTTTGTCTTCATTGCTGCTCTTGCCCGCTATAAGAAGCTGCGCAACCTCACCAACCTGCTCATTGCTAACCTggccatctctgacttcctggtGGCCATCATCTGCTGCCCCTTCGAGATGGACTACTATGTGGTGCGCCAGCTCTCTTGGGAGCATGGCCACGTGCTCTGTGCCTCCGTCAACTACCTGCGTACAGTCTCACTCTACGTCTCCACCAATGCCCTGCTGGCCATTGCTATCGACAG GTATCTTGCTATCGTTCACCCTTTGAAACCACGGATGAATTATCAAACGGCCTCCTTCCTGATCGCTTTGGTCTGGATGGTGTCCATTCTCATCGCCATCCCATCTGCCTACTTTGCAACAGAAACTGTCCTCTTTATCGTCAAAAGCCAGGAAAAGATCTTCTGTGGCCAGATCTGGCCAGTGGACCAGCAGCTCTACTATAAGTCCTACTTCCTCTTCATCTTCGGCATCGAGTTCGTGGGCCCGGTGGTCACCATGACCCTGTGCTACGCCAGGATCTCGCGGGAGCTGTGGTTCAAGGCGGTCCCTGGTTTCCAGACCGAGCAGATCCGGAAGCGGCTGCGCTGCCGCCGGAAGACGGTTCTGGTGCTCATGTGCATCCTCACGGCCTACGTGCTGTGCTGGGCGCCTTTCTATGGCTTCACCATCGTGCGCGACTTCTTCCCCACTGTGTTCGTGAAGGAGAAGCACTACCTCACCGCCTTCTACGTCGTAGAGTGCATCGCCATGAGCAACAGCATGATCAACACCGTGTGCTTTGTCACGGTCAAGAACAACACCATGAAGTACTTCAAGAAGATGATGCTGCTCCACTGGCGTCCCTCCCACCACGGGAGCAAGTCCAGTGCTGACCTTGACCTCAAAACCAGCGGCATGCCAGCCACCGAAGAGGTGGACTGTATCAGGCTGAAGTGA